One region of Faecalibacter bovis genomic DNA includes:
- a CDS encoding winged helix-turn-helix domain-containing protein, producing the protein MNFDLNKLNKVFDNRIRVGIMSALIMNEEISFKDLKEYLELTDGNLASHLKNLEENEYITVHKGFIGRKTNTTYAITELGKFAFQEHLAYLEKLIKNMK; encoded by the coding sequence ATGAATTTTGATTTAAATAAGTTAAATAAAGTCTTTGATAATCGTATTCGTGTCGGAATTATGAGTGCTTTGATTATGAATGAAGAAATTTCATTCAAAGATCTAAAAGAGTATTTAGAATTAACTGACGGGAACTTGGCTTCGCACCTAAAAAATTTAGAAGAAAACGAGTATATAACTGTACATAAAGGTTTTATTGGTCGTAAAACCAACACGACATACGCCATAACAGAACTTGGAAAATTTGCTTTTCAGGAGCATTTGGCGTATTTAGAAAAATTAATAAAAAACATGAAATAG
- the trhA gene encoding PAQR family membrane homeostasis protein TrhA — protein MKNESLNTYNPNEEKLNIYSHLLGLILSVIGLYFLVKKSLVIENKWATISFIIFGLSMITLYLASTLYHSATNPEKRFKLKIFDHVAIYILIAGSYTPYTLISLINDGGINVFVIVWLFALIGIIIKLFFTGKLKIISTLMYVLMGWMIVFSFTDLQKNISVEGINWLIAGGISYTVGAVLYSIKKIPFNHAIFHIFVLLGTFCHYYSIINYVE, from the coding sequence ATGAAAAATGAAAGCCTAAATACATACAATCCAAACGAAGAAAAGTTAAATATTTATAGCCATTTATTAGGCTTAATTTTAAGTGTTATAGGATTATATTTTTTAGTTAAAAAATCACTCGTAATCGAAAATAAATGGGCAACTATAAGCTTTATCATATTTGGTTTAAGTATGATAACGTTATACCTTGCTTCTACCCTTTACCATTCTGCTACCAATCCTGAAAAAAGATTTAAACTAAAAATTTTTGATCACGTCGCTATTTATATATTAATTGCTGGTAGTTACACGCCATACACTTTAATTTCTTTGATAAATGATGGAGGTATTAATGTATTTGTAATCGTTTGGCTGTTCGCACTAATCGGAATTATAATCAAATTATTTTTTACCGGAAAATTAAAAATCATTTCTACATTGATGTATGTATTAATGGGCTGGATGATTGTTTTTTCGTTTACAGATTTGCAAAAAAACATTTCAGTTGAAGGTATTAACTGGCTAATTGCCGGAGGTATTTCCTATACTGTTGGAGCCGTTTTATATAGCATTAAAAAAATTCCATTCAACCATGCAATATTTCATATTTTTGTGTTGCTAGGCACTTTTTGCCACTATTATAGCATAATAAATTACGTTGAATAA
- the creD gene encoding cell envelope integrity protein CreD, protein MENQFEEEIQQEVETSKSTMTKGLIILGLTLLMLIPIPFILNLIIERQESQENVIKEISTKWSGSQVVYGPFLQIKHNIVGKDEKGKQTISQEIIYVSANENWIDADVNNTIKRRNLYDVVVYNSKLNLKSSFPTFDKIVAEANIKPENIVDTKLVFAIKDEKGFNNKIIAKAGNKSYPLNFDDQIKFKSGEVVVVNNGYELEMPESNNVDLNFLSRSIDPKTFDYNSVILNIDIKGSNSLKFLPSALHTNVNLSSNWKDLKFDGYVLPSDSLITTNNKTTAQWKVYQQNPMNGQFWKNNIDFETYAFGVDFLQMNDHYDKTYRSTKYAILFIGLTFVAFFFIENRNKFNIHIVQYALVGFAICINFVLLLSISEYLGFDYAYFISAFATLGLITFFINSFLKSWKLTVRITMIILLLYLFIYSVLQLKEHALLVGSIGLFIILAIIMYYSKNIEWISKK, encoded by the coding sequence ATGGAAAATCAATTCGAAGAAGAAATTCAACAAGAAGTTGAAACTTCAAAATCTACAATGACTAAAGGATTAATAATTTTAGGATTAACATTATTGATGTTAATTCCGATTCCTTTCATTTTAAATTTAATTATAGAAAGGCAAGAATCGCAAGAGAATGTAATTAAAGAAATATCTACAAAGTGGAGTGGAAGTCAGGTTGTTTACGGGCCATTTTTACAAATAAAACACAATATAGTTGGTAAAGATGAAAAAGGAAAACAGACCATTTCTCAAGAAATTATTTATGTTTCTGCAAATGAAAATTGGATTGATGCAGATGTAAATAACACGATTAAAAGAAGGAATTTATATGATGTTGTTGTCTATAATTCCAAATTAAATTTAAAATCAAGCTTTCCTACTTTTGATAAAATAGTAGCTGAAGCGAACATCAAACCTGAAAATATAGTTGATACCAAATTGGTTTTTGCAATAAAAGATGAAAAAGGATTTAATAATAAAATAATCGCAAAAGCCGGAAATAAAAGTTATCCTTTAAACTTTGATGACCAAATTAAATTCAAATCTGGTGAAGTTGTAGTTGTAAACAACGGGTATGAATTAGAAATGCCAGAATCTAATAATGTAGATTTAAACTTTTTGAGTCGCTCAATCGATCCCAAAACATTCGATTATAATTCAGTTATTTTAAATATTGATATTAAAGGATCTAACAGTTTAAAATTTTTACCATCTGCGTTACATACAAATGTTAATTTATCTTCCAATTGGAAAGATCTAAAATTTGATGGTTATGTTTTACCTTCAGATTCATTAATTACCACAAATAACAAAACTACGGCTCAGTGGAAAGTGTATCAACAAAACCCGATGAATGGCCAATTTTGGAAAAATAATATTGATTTTGAAACGTATGCATTTGGTGTCGATTTCTTACAAATGAACGATCATTACGATAAAACGTACCGTTCAACGAAATATGCAATATTGTTTATCGGACTTACTTTTGTGGCATTTTTCTTCATAGAAAATAGAAATAAATTCAATATTCACATCGTGCAATATGCATTGGTTGGTTTTGCAATCTGTATCAATTTTGTCTTATTACTTTCAATTTCAGAATATTTAGGATTCGATTATGCTTATTTTATTTCTGCGTTTGCAACTTTAGGTTTAATCACGTTTTTTATCAATAGTTTCCTAAAATCTTGGAAATTAACCGTTCGCATCACAATGATTATTTTATTGCTTTATCTATTTATTTATAGTGTATTGCAATTAAAAGAACATGCATTATTAGTAGGAAGTATAGGTTTGTTTATTATCCTAGCAATCATTATGTATTACTCTAAGAATATAGAATGGATTTCAAAAAAATAA
- a CDS encoding peptidylprolyl isomerase, translating into MKFSITYFISAILVLLFGVQIQAQTYTLKFKTNQGKFSVMLYDFTPNHRDLILTEIKKGTYKNAQFNRVIKDFVIQGGELDDSILLKEAKNPNVKPIRLNPEFHPKAFHKIGALGAGRDDNSSKGSYFNQIYFVVGKKINPIDLELFEKKKGIKYTSQQREEYLKNGGLPRLDNDYTVFGEVVEGLDHVLKISQKATDKNDVPIEPIIFDIKIKKNLPKKIKKTTISASVGLGHR; encoded by the coding sequence ATGAAATTCTCAATCACTTACTTCATTTCTGCAATATTAGTATTACTATTTGGTGTTCAAATACAAGCTCAAACCTACACGTTAAAGTTCAAAACTAATCAAGGAAAATTTAGCGTAATGCTATATGATTTCACTCCAAATCATCGAGATTTAATATTAACTGAAATAAAAAAAGGAACCTATAAAAACGCTCAATTTAATCGTGTAATCAAAGATTTTGTAATTCAAGGTGGAGAATTAGATGATTCAATTTTATTAAAAGAAGCTAAAAATCCTAATGTAAAACCTATTAGATTAAATCCCGAATTTCATCCAAAGGCATTTCACAAAATTGGTGCTTTAGGTGCGGGTCGTGATGATAATTCTAGTAAAGGATCATATTTTAATCAAATTTATTTTGTTGTCGGAAAAAAAATAAATCCAATTGATTTAGAACTTTTCGAAAAGAAAAAAGGTATAAAATACACCTCTCAACAACGAGAAGAATACTTAAAGAATGGTGGTTTACCTCGATTGGATAATGATTACACAGTTTTTGGTGAAGTTGTGGAAGGTTTAGATCATGTCTTAAAAATAAGTCAGAAAGCTACAGATAAAAACGATGTTCCAATCGAACCAATTATATTTGACATCAAAATCAAGAAAAATTTACCTAAAAAAATCAAAAAAACTACTATTTCTGCTAGTGTCGGGCTTGGTCATCGTTAA
- a CDS encoding serine hydrolase, whose product MRSIFVLLFIVLPFFSFAQKENHLKAYQNFRKDFNSKDFNAIYQSFTPAMQKHMAYQGLERFLMDLRFKAGPIETYEFIKYEDEKLASFRSDFNINSYKIDISVDKNDRINGLFVNPYNGPKKAPVVNSLAHKQNNVIEAIFSKSNPIVDLIYSHTKYLPNNSQLSIALINKDKTEFFGVKKENDTINSIENQNNNFEIGSISQVLTSSVLASLVTNNKLKLSDEINQFYPFEFKDNHKITFQELANHTSGLGKLSIENKVINDTINPTNLHQEKLYYYLRNDLKIDHISSKSYVNSDFGTELLSLSLGLSQNSAFQKLFQDNILSRYHMTKTILSKNGLNSELAKNSNDLVPDFSILSTVVDLEKFIQAQFNSSNKDLALTQHPTFEVNKNKSIGLGWNIMKKGRDILYLNDIGTAGNSSSIILNANKQTAIIILSNVPISDERASNIHDLAEKLEKINR is encoded by the coding sequence ATGAGATCAATCTTTGTATTACTATTTATAGTATTACCATTTTTTTCTTTTGCACAAAAAGAAAATCATCTTAAAGCATATCAAAATTTTAGAAAAGATTTTAATTCTAAAGATTTTAATGCAATTTATCAAAGTTTTACTCCTGCCATGCAAAAACATATGGCATACCAAGGATTAGAAAGATTTTTGATGGATTTAAGATTTAAAGCTGGACCAATCGAAACGTATGAATTTATAAAATATGAAGATGAAAAATTAGCTTCTTTTCGAAGTGATTTCAATATTAATTCGTACAAAATTGATATTTCAGTTGATAAAAATGATAGGATAAACGGTTTATTTGTTAATCCATATAATGGTCCAAAAAAGGCGCCAGTTGTAAATAGTCTTGCACATAAACAAAACAATGTAATTGAAGCTATTTTTTCTAAATCAAATCCAATTGTAGATTTAATTTATTCACATACAAAGTATCTTCCAAATAATTCTCAATTATCCATCGCTTTAATAAATAAAGATAAAACTGAATTTTTTGGCGTAAAAAAGGAAAATGACACCATAAATTCAATTGAAAATCAAAATAATAATTTTGAAATTGGTTCTATTTCACAAGTTTTGACTTCTTCCGTATTAGCTTCATTAGTAACAAATAATAAATTGAAATTATCAGATGAAATTAATCAATTCTACCCATTCGAATTTAAAGATAATCACAAAATTACTTTTCAGGAATTAGCAAATCACACTTCAGGTTTAGGTAAATTATCAATAGAAAATAAAGTTATAAATGATACGATTAATCCTACAAACTTGCATCAAGAAAAGCTGTATTATTATTTAAGAAATGATCTGAAGATTGATCATATTTCATCTAAATCTTATGTTAATTCAGATTTTGGAACAGAATTATTAAGCCTTAGTTTAGGCTTATCACAAAATTCAGCGTTTCAAAAATTATTTCAGGATAATATTTTATCTCGTTATCATATGACGAAAACAATTTTATCTAAAAATGGATTAAATTCTGAGTTGGCGAAAAATTCTAATGATTTAGTTCCTGATTTTAGCATTTTGTCAACGGTTGTTGATTTAGAAAAATTTATTCAAGCTCAATTCAATTCTTCAAACAAAGATTTAGCATTAACACAACACCCAACTTTTGAAGTAAATAAAAATAAGTCCATTGGTTTAGGATGGAATATTATGAAAAAAGGTAGGGATATTCTGTATTTAAATGATATTGGAACTGCTGGTAATTCTTCAAGCATAATTCTTAATGCTAATAAACAAACGGCAATTATTATACTTTCTAACGTTCCAATTTCTGATGAAAGAGCATCAAATATTCATGATTTAGCTGAAAAATTGGAAAAAATTAACAGATAA
- a CDS encoding tetratricopeptide repeat protein yields MSEFDITSALKKLLNEYSEESASEVIETLLYNPSDLTDEDHTIIDQLQSHFLRTAAQIFVEDLSYDFNTLVNYWEAFIGQLTEEQSAKVLEYALEQTNVDFVEDFIIGYRKFYVNPKESITFFSKLDANEFHEIKFFIGRCYEALNEYDKAIESYNQYLDHPYFKNEENQEQANINRFYINHTIASLYFKMNDMKKVIETVDEIIEPIGFNQYLENFSNPEDEEIKKFLVEYADALDATNETIKANSLREKITNFFN; encoded by the coding sequence ATGTCTGAATTTGATATAACATCAGCTTTAAAAAAATTATTAAACGAATATTCGGAAGAATCAGCTTCTGAAGTTATCGAAACTTTATTATATAATCCTTCTGATTTAACAGATGAAGATCATACGATAATCGATCAGTTACAATCACATTTTTTACGTACTGCAGCTCAAATTTTTGTTGAAGATTTATCTTATGATTTCAACACTTTAGTTAATTATTGGGAAGCATTTATCGGACAATTAACGGAAGAGCAATCTGCTAAAGTTTTAGAATATGCGCTAGAGCAAACAAATGTTGATTTTGTTGAAGATTTTATCATTGGCTACCGCAAATTTTATGTAAATCCTAAAGAATCTATTACTTTCTTTTCTAAGTTAGATGCTAATGAATTTCATGAAATTAAGTTTTTCATTGGACGTTGTTACGAGGCATTAAATGAATATGATAAAGCTATTGAATCTTACAACCAATATTTAGATCATCCCTATTTCAAAAACGAGGAAAATCAAGAACAAGCGAATATTAATCGTTTTTATATCAATCATACAATTGCGTCTTTATACTTTAAAATGAACGATATGAAAAAGGTTATTGAAACTGTTGATGAAATTATCGAACCGATTGGTTTTAATCAATATTTAGAGAATTTTTCGAATCCAGAGGATGAAGAGATTAAGAAATTTTTAGTTGAATATGCAGATGCTTTAGACGCTACAAATGAAACTATTAAAGCAAATAGTTTAAGAGAAAAAATTACTAATTTCTTTAATTAA
- a CDS encoding B12-binding domain-containing radical SAM protein codes for MQPSILLTTLNAKYIHINLAIRILYDLNHKRGNIDWKEFTIKLDFDEIATKCAKYDIVCFSCYIWNISQTLEVCKRIKSISPNTKILLGGPEVSYEYDDVIAQDCVDYIIVGEGEIPFEKFVEHYPTVENVPNLVYKKEGKIIFNKENVTFDIQNLKGRNPYQYDDPSTLINRVCYIETSRGCPYKCEFCLASLDNKMRYLPMDTIKQNLLYLMEHGKTIKFLDRTFNIKRDFTIELFQFILDHHKPGNVFQFEITADIVHPDIIKFINEKVPPGLFRFEIGIQTVNQESNREVSRKQNFEKTSNVIHQLKERIEMHLDLIVGLPLEYISDLKFSFESTFKLYPPELQLGFLKFLKGTPVREKYENYGYKFDPEPPYQIIESNFLSAQELQDITDLENALEIYWNKPRAFNTLKYVSENYSIFDYLMGLGKYFGERNHAYKFTIIEIYETILEYTKANFNDELLLQLIAIDYYTNQKSKPKDLFEFELNKKATEIFKEANEIETKDRLVLLPISFDWKVWNSDLKIIESNEMFALYYPGNTLPKIESIQNYKVEIPT; via the coding sequence ATGCAACCCTCAATATTATTAACAACTCTTAACGCAAAATATATACACATAAATCTTGCGATTAGAATTCTTTATGATCTTAACCACAAGCGTGGAAATATTGATTGGAAAGAATTTACGATTAAATTAGATTTTGATGAAATCGCAACGAAATGTGCAAAATATGATATTGTATGTTTTAGTTGTTATATCTGGAATATTTCTCAAACTTTAGAAGTTTGTAAACGAATCAAATCAATTTCTCCTAACACAAAAATACTTTTGGGTGGACCCGAAGTTAGTTACGAATACGATGATGTAATTGCACAAGATTGTGTAGATTATATAATTGTTGGTGAAGGTGAAATTCCGTTTGAAAAGTTCGTTGAGCATTATCCAACTGTTGAAAATGTTCCTAATTTAGTTTATAAAAAAGAGGGAAAAATTATCTTTAATAAAGAAAATGTAACCTTCGATATTCAAAATCTAAAAGGCAGAAATCCTTATCAATACGATGATCCATCGACTTTAATAAATAGAGTTTGCTACATCGAAACTTCTCGTGGATGTCCTTATAAATGCGAATTTTGTTTAGCCAGTTTAGATAACAAAATGCGTTATTTACCAATGGATACCATTAAACAAAATTTGTTGTATTTAATGGAACATGGGAAAACGATTAAATTTTTGGATCGAACTTTTAATATTAAACGTGATTTCACAATAGAATTATTCCAGTTTATTTTAGATCATCATAAACCTGGAAATGTATTCCAATTCGAAATTACCGCTGACATTGTGCATCCTGATATTATCAAATTTATCAACGAGAAAGTTCCTCCTGGATTATTTCGATTTGAAATTGGAATTCAAACTGTTAATCAAGAAAGTAATAGAGAAGTTAGTCGTAAACAGAATTTCGAGAAAACTTCTAACGTAATTCATCAATTAAAAGAGCGCATCGAAATGCATTTAGATTTGATTGTAGGATTACCTTTAGAATATATTTCAGATTTAAAATTTAGTTTTGAATCTACATTTAAATTGTATCCACCCGAATTACAATTAGGTTTTTTAAAGTTTTTGAAAGGAACTCCTGTTCGTGAAAAATACGAAAACTATGGTTACAAATTTGATCCAGAACCACCGTATCAAATCATTGAAAGTAATTTTTTAAGCGCACAAGAATTACAGGATATTACAGATTTAGAAAATGCTTTAGAGATTTATTGGAACAAACCAAGAGCATTTAATACCTTAAAATATGTTTCTGAAAATTATAGTATTTTCGATTATTTAATGGGATTAGGTAAATATTTTGGTGAAAGAAATCACGCATATAAATTTACAATCATTGAAATTTATGAAACAATTTTAGAATATACTAAAGCCAATTTCAACGATGAATTATTGTTACAATTAATCGCGATCGACTATTATACCAATCAAAAGTCTAAACCAAAGGATTTGTTTGAATTTGAATTGAATAAAAAAGCTACAGAGATTTTTAAAGAGGCAAACGAAATTGAAACAAAAGATCGTTTAGTATTATTGCCAATTTCATTTGATTGGAAAGTTTGGAATTCAGATTTAAAAATTATAGAATCAAACGAAATGTTTGCACTCTATTACCCTGGAAATACTTTACCAAAAATAGAATCAATACAAAATTATAAAGTAGAAATCCCTACATAA
- a CDS encoding FKBP-type peptidyl-prolyl cis-trans isomerase: MGVAELLFKRKQELIEKNRLEGIAFREEFAKEENVIVLPSGLMYQVITMGEGPKPTMADKVLCHYHGTNIHGEVFDSSVRRKVPASFPLENVIKGWAEGVLLMPVGSKFKFVIPPEIGYKEREISKELGPYSTMVFEIDLLAIL; the protein is encoded by the coding sequence ATGGGTGTTGCAGAATTGTTATTTAAACGAAAACAAGAATTAATCGAAAAAAATAGATTAGAAGGAATTGCTTTTCGAGAAGAATTTGCCAAAGAAGAAAACGTTATTGTGTTGCCAAGTGGTTTGATGTACCAAGTTATTACAATGGGTGAAGGTCCAAAACCAACAATGGCAGATAAAGTTTTGTGTCATTATCACGGAACAAATATTCATGGAGAAGTATTTGATAGTTCAGTTCGTCGTAAAGTTCCTGCATCTTTTCCATTAGAAAATGTAATTAAAGGTTGGGCAGAAGGTGTACTTTTAATGCCTGTTGGAAGTAAATTTAAATTTGTTATTCCACCAGAAATTGGATACAAAGAACGCGAAATCTCAAAAGAATTAGGACCATATTCAACTATGGTTTTTGAAATTGATTTATTAGCTATATTATAA
- the brnQ gene encoding branched-chain amino acid transport system II carrier protein produces the protein MEKKKLNNILTLGFALFAMFFGAGNLLLPPLIGVQVGSNFLIAMIAFGLTGILLPFTGILSVIQSGDNFNDLGNRVNKYIAAILGTIIMICIGPLIAIPRTAATTFEVGLKPFFPELNPFWGSLAFFIITLVLAIRPSKVVDVIGNYLTPILLLLLAILIFVGIVNPVETLEVSKLTMMDSFSLGFIEGYQTLDVLASVIFAGIIISAAKAKGYNDTKSKTEVTIISGALSAICLLFVYGGLIYLGATSGVSDSTIKRSDLLIQISTNLLGQYGLIAIAVCMAFACLTTAISLTSAVGSFFSELFNNKVSYTTVVIACTVISFGLSIKGVDEIINFAYPPLAFIYPIVITLVLYIVLFGKVIKDKAPYIGALIASTIIGTLGLFKLLGFFSDETITTLNKIPFFEYDLGWVLPSVIGFGLGFLFRKK, from the coding sequence ATGGAGAAAAAGAAGTTAAATAATATCTTAACATTAGGTTTTGCACTTTTTGCAATGTTTTTTGGAGCCGGAAATTTATTGTTACCACCATTAATTGGGGTTCAAGTTGGTTCTAATTTTTTAATTGCAATGATCGCTTTTGGTTTAACAGGGATTTTATTGCCATTTACAGGAATTTTATCTGTCATTCAATCAGGTGATAATTTCAATGATTTAGGAAATAGAGTTAATAAATATATTGCTGCAATTTTGGGTACAATTATTATGATTTGTATTGGACCATTAATTGCAATTCCAAGAACTGCTGCAACTACTTTCGAGGTTGGTTTAAAACCTTTTTTTCCAGAATTAAATCCTTTTTGGGGTTCTTTAGCATTCTTTATTATAACATTAGTTTTAGCCATACGTCCATCTAAAGTTGTTGATGTAATCGGAAATTATTTAACTCCGATTCTGTTATTGTTATTAGCAATTTTGATTTTTGTTGGAATAGTAAATCCAGTGGAAACACTAGAAGTTTCTAAATTAACGATGATGGATTCGTTTTCATTAGGATTTATTGAAGGATACCAAACCTTAGATGTATTGGCTTCAGTTATATTTGCTGGTATAATTATTTCAGCTGCAAAAGCGAAAGGCTACAACGATACAAAAAGTAAAACTGAAGTAACTATTATTTCCGGAGCATTATCAGCGATATGCTTATTATTTGTTTACGGTGGATTAATTTATTTAGGAGCAACTTCGGGAGTTTCTGATTCTACAATCAAAAGATCTGACTTATTGATTCAGATTTCTACAAACTTACTAGGTCAATATGGTTTAATTGCAATAGCAGTATGTATGGCATTTGCGTGTTTAACAACAGCAATTTCTTTAACATCTGCAGTAGGTTCTTTCTTTAGCGAATTATTCAATAATAAAGTTAGTTATACAACAGTAGTTATCGCATGTACTGTAATCTCATTCGGATTATCGATCAAAGGAGTGGATGAAATTATCAATTTTGCATATCCACCATTAGCATTTATATACCCAATTGTCATAACGCTAGTTTTATATATTGTTTTATTTGGTAAAGTAATTAAAGACAAAGCACCATATATAGGAGCACTAATAGCATCTACAATAATTGGAACTTTAGGATTATTTAAATTATTAGGATTTTTTAGCGATGAAACAATTACAACTTTAAATAAAATACCATTTTTTGAATATGACTTAGGGTGGGTTTTACCATCAGTAATTGGATTTGGTTTAGGATTTTTATTCAGAAAAAAGTAA